In a single window of the Prochlorococcus marinus CUG1415 genome:
- a CDS encoding LL-diaminopimelate aminotransferase, translating to MVQVNENYLKLKAGYLFPEIAKRVKIYTQSNNSSNIIKLGIGDVTEPLPKACRDAMGRALKDMGTTEGFRGYGPEQGYSWLREKISENDFVSRSCKISPEEIFVSDGSKCDSSNILDILGKDNSIAVTDPVYPVYVDSNVMTGRTGYALENGTYQGLTYLAINEANNFLPELPKKKVDIVYLCFPNNPTGATITKEDLKKWVDYALHNKSLILFDAAYEAFIQDKDIPHSIYEIEGAKDCAIEFRSFSKNAGFTGVRCAYTVIPKDLKGFSSTNEEIDLWPLWNRRQSTKFNGVSYIVQRGAEAVYSLEGKKEVRGLIDFYMENAKIMKNKLQIAGYKVYGGENAPYIWIKVPDQMTSWDFFDFLLQKVSVVGTPGSGFGLSGEGYFRLSAFNSRSNVMAAMERIINI from the coding sequence GTGGTTCAAGTAAACGAAAATTATTTAAAACTCAAAGCCGGATATTTATTTCCTGAAATTGCTAAAAGGGTCAAAATATATACTCAATCAAATAATAGTTCTAACATAATTAAGCTTGGTATAGGAGACGTGACAGAACCATTACCAAAAGCTTGCAGAGATGCTATGGGTAGAGCTTTAAAAGATATGGGAACAACTGAAGGTTTTAGGGGTTATGGACCTGAACAAGGTTATTCTTGGCTTAGAGAAAAAATATCTGAGAATGATTTTGTTTCTAGAAGCTGTAAAATTTCACCTGAGGAAATTTTTGTTTCGGATGGTTCGAAATGTGACAGTAGCAATATTTTAGATATTCTTGGCAAAGATAATTCAATTGCTGTAACAGATCCAGTTTATCCAGTGTATGTAGATAGTAATGTTATGACGGGACGAACTGGGTACGCTCTCGAAAATGGTACTTATCAAGGATTGACATATCTTGCAATAAATGAGGCAAATAACTTTCTTCCAGAACTACCTAAAAAGAAAGTTGATATTGTATATCTTTGTTTTCCAAATAATCCTACTGGAGCAACCATCACTAAAGAAGACTTGAAAAAGTGGGTTGACTATGCTCTTCACAACAAATCTTTAATTCTTTTCGATGCGGCTTATGAAGCATTTATTCAAGATAAAGATATTCCCCATTCAATATATGAGATTGAGGGTGCAAAGGATTGCGCTATTGAATTTAGATCTTTTTCAAAGAATGCAGGATTTACAGGAGTAAGATGTGCATATACAGTAATACCTAAAGATCTCAAAGGATTCAGCTCAACTAATGAGGAAATAGACTTATGGCCTCTTTGGAATAGAAGACAATCTACTAAATTTAATGGAGTAAGTTATATAGTTCAGAGAGGAGCAGAGGCTGTATATTCTCTTGAAGGGAAAAAAGAAGTGAGAGGTTTAATTGATTTTTATATGGAAAATGCAAAAATTATGAAAAATAAACTTCAGATTGCAGGATATAAAGTTTACGGTGGGGAAAATGCTCCGTATATCTGGATCAAGGTTCCTGATCAAATGACATCTTGGGACTTTTTTGATTTTCTTCTTCAAAAAGTTAGTGTCGTTGGTACACCTGGTAGCGGATTCGGATTATCAGGAGAGGGTTATTTTCGTTTGTCAGCATTTAACTCACGATCAAATGTCATGGCTGCGATGGAAAGAATAATTAATATATAA
- the tuf gene encoding elongation factor Tu: MAREKFERNKPHVNIGTIGHVDHGKTTLTAAITNVLAKKGQAQAQDYGDIDGAPEERERGITINTAHVEYETEGRHYAHVDCPGHADYVKNMITGAAQMDGAILVCAATDGPMAQTKEHILLAKQVGVPALVVALNKCDMVDDEEIIELVEMEIRELLDSYDFPGDDIPIVQVSGLKALEGDTQWESKIEELMKAVDASIPEPEREVDKPFLMAVEDVFSITGRGTVATGRIERGKVKVGEEVEIVGIRDTRLTTVTGVEMFRKLLDEGMAGDNVGLLLRGVQKEDIERGMVLVKKGSITPHTQFEGEVYVLKKEEGGRHTPFFAGYRPQFYIRTTDVTGQITAFTSDDGSNVEMVMPGDRIKMTGELICPVAIEQGMRFAIREGGRTIGAGVVSKILK; encoded by the coding sequence ATGGCTCGCGAGAAGTTCGAAAGAAACAAACCACATGTCAACATAGGTACTATTGGCCATGTTGATCATGGGAAAACAACACTTACTGCTGCTATTACAAATGTACTAGCAAAAAAAGGTCAAGCTCAAGCTCAAGACTATGGAGACATTGATGGTGCTCCTGAGGAAAGAGAGCGTGGCATTACTATTAATACAGCTCACGTTGAATATGAGACTGAAGGCAGACACTATGCTCATGTTGATTGCCCTGGACACGCTGATTATGTAAAAAACATGATTACAGGGGCCGCCCAAATGGACGGAGCTATTCTGGTTTGCGCAGCTACTGATGGCCCTATGGCCCAAACAAAAGAGCATATTCTTCTAGCTAAACAGGTTGGAGTTCCTGCTCTTGTAGTAGCTCTAAATAAGTGCGATATGGTCGATGATGAAGAAATTATTGAACTTGTTGAAATGGAAATTAGAGAACTATTAGATAGTTATGACTTCCCTGGAGATGATATTCCTATAGTTCAGGTTTCCGGTTTAAAAGCTCTTGAAGGTGATACTCAATGGGAATCAAAAATTGAAGAATTAATGAAAGCAGTTGATGCTAGTATTCCTGAACCAGAAAGAGAAGTTGATAAACCATTCTTGATGGCAGTTGAAGATGTTTTCTCAATTACGGGTAGAGGAACTGTTGCTACTGGACGAATTGAGAGAGGTAAAGTTAAGGTTGGAGAAGAAGTCGAAATAGTTGGAATAAGAGATACAAGACTAACAACTGTTACTGGAGTTGAAATGTTCCGAAAACTTCTTGATGAAGGTATGGCTGGCGATAATGTTGGTTTACTTTTACGTGGTGTTCAGAAAGAAGATATTGAGAGAGGTATGGTACTCGTAAAGAAAGGATCCATTACTCCTCATACTCAGTTTGAGGGAGAAGTTTATGTTCTTAAAAAAGAAGAGGGTGGAAGACATACTCCTTTCTTCGCGGGATATAGACCACAGTTTTATATCAGAACAACTGATGTAACAGGTCAAATAACAGCATTTACCTCTGACGATGGCTCTAATGTTGAAATGGTTATGCCAGGAGACAGAATCAAAATGACTGGTGAATTGATTTGTCCAGTAGCTATCGAACAAGGTATGCGATTCGCAATCCGTGAAGGTGGACGTACTATTGGTGCTGGAGTTGTTTCTAAAATTCTCAAATAA
- a CDS encoding photosystem II high light acclimation radical SAM protein codes for MDFNFGFKKLNKKNFRRKQYGKILTVRLPCNPIFPIGPIYLADHIHKCFPNIEQQFLDLAIIPSNKVSKLLTRKIDQFRPHLIIFSWRDIQIYAPVDGRSGNPLQNSFEVFYSKNILKKIRGSWGGLKLIASHYGEIYRNTSLVKNGLKRAQKYNKDVKVILGGGAVSVFYEQLGNLLPKGTVISVGEGENLIEKIIKNDSIEEERCYLAGQKPRNKLIHEQPSETIKTACNYKYIESIWPEFNWYIEGGDYYVGVQTKRGCPHNCCFCVYTVVEGKQVRVNNVDEVIKEMKQLYDLGVRGFWFTDAQFIPTKKHIKDAKILLQAIKNQGWNDINWAAYIRADNIDADLAQLMVDTGMSYFEIGITSGSQELVRKMRLAYDLETVLKNCRMLVKSGFKNHVSVNYSFNVFDETPSTIRQTIAYHRELENIFGKGLVDPAIFFIGLQPHTLLEKYALDNKILKPNYNPMSMMPWTARKLLWNPGSLGEKLGQVCLEAFDNKEDEFGKTVINILEREYGKSSLKESLKVRPLSERKLAHSK; via the coding sequence ATGGATTTTAATTTCGGTTTCAAAAAGTTAAATAAAAAAAATTTCCGCAGAAAGCAGTATGGCAAAATTCTTACTGTAAGACTTCCATGTAATCCAATATTTCCAATAGGTCCTATTTATTTGGCTGACCATATTCATAAATGTTTCCCCAATATTGAACAGCAATTTCTTGATCTAGCAATAATTCCATCTAATAAAGTTTCCAAACTCTTAACTAGAAAAATTGATCAATTTAGACCTCATCTAATTATTTTTTCATGGAGAGATATACAAATTTATGCACCTGTAGATGGTAGAAGTGGAAATCCCCTACAAAACTCTTTTGAGGTTTTTTATTCAAAAAATATCCTCAAAAAAATTAGAGGTTCTTGGGGAGGATTAAAATTAATTGCATCCCATTATGGAGAGATATACAGAAATACTTCTTTAGTTAAGAATGGACTTAAAAGAGCACAAAAATACAACAAAGATGTAAAAGTAATTTTAGGAGGTGGAGCTGTTAGTGTTTTCTATGAACAATTAGGCAATCTACTTCCAAAAGGAACCGTTATTTCTGTTGGAGAAGGAGAAAATCTCATAGAGAAAATTATTAAGAATGATTCAATAGAGGAAGAAAGATGTTATCTTGCTGGACAGAAACCTCGTAACAAATTAATCCATGAACAACCATCGGAAACAATAAAAACTGCTTGCAACTATAAATACATCGAATCCATATGGCCAGAATTCAATTGGTATATAGAAGGTGGAGATTATTATGTAGGGGTACAAACAAAAAGAGGTTGTCCTCATAATTGTTGTTTCTGTGTTTATACAGTTGTAGAGGGCAAACAGGTTCGTGTTAATAATGTCGATGAAGTAATCAAAGAAATGAAGCAATTATATGATCTTGGAGTTAGGGGATTTTGGTTCACAGATGCGCAGTTTATTCCAACCAAAAAACACATTAAAGATGCAAAAATACTATTGCAAGCTATTAAAAATCAAGGTTGGAACGATATCAATTGGGCTGCATATATCAGAGCGGATAATATTGATGCTGATCTTGCTCAGCTTATGGTCGATACAGGTATGAGTTATTTTGAAATAGGCATCACTTCAGGATCTCAAGAACTTGTTAGAAAAATGAGATTAGCATATGACCTCGAAACTGTATTAAAGAATTGCAGAATGCTAGTCAAATCAGGTTTCAAGAATCATGTGTCAGTTAATTATTCTTTTAATGTTTTTGATGAAACGCCAAGCACGATAAGACAAACTATTGCTTACCATAGAGAATTAGAAAATATTTTTGGGAAAGGCTTAGTTGACCCAGCTATATTCTTTATAGGATTACAACCTCATACTCTTCTTGAGAAGTACGCCTTAGATAATAAAATTTTGAAGCCGAATTATAATCCAATGAGCATGATGCCTTGGACAGCAAGAAAACTTTTATGGAACCCAGGATCTTTAGGGGAAAAACTTGGTCAAGTTTGCTTAGAAGCCTTTGATAACAAAGAAGATGAATTTGGTAAAACAGTTATTAACATTCTGGAGCGAGAATATGGTAAGTCCTCCTTAAAAGAATCCTTAAAAGTTCGTCCTTTATCGGAAAGAAAATTAGCACATTCAAAATAA
- a CDS encoding DUF1997 domain-containing protein has translation MLLSFDAKQKLELSVTRNKEYLSKYLLEEERVVGAMLDSKKLVPEGEGRYKYTVTSFKVFQLDINPVVLIAVENKDGILKMSALESTLDGLGIIDDFNLILKANLEATDIGLEGEALLGVSVSQPPLLKLVPKKILESTGHSVLNGILLGIKSRVQQQLVKDFLDWCELNKI, from the coding sequence ATGCTATTATCTTTTGATGCTAAACAGAAATTGGAGCTTTCCGTAACACGTAATAAAGAATATCTTTCTAAATATCTTTTGGAAGAAGAAAGAGTTGTTGGAGCAATGCTGGACTCCAAAAAATTAGTACCTGAAGGAGAAGGTAGGTATAAGTATACAGTAACAAGTTTTAAGGTTTTTCAATTAGATATTAACCCCGTTGTTTTAATTGCGGTAGAGAATAAAGATGGAATTTTAAAAATGAGTGCTCTTGAAAGTACATTGGATGGTTTAGGGATAATAGATGACTTTAATCTTATTTTGAAGGCGAATCTAGAAGCAACTGATATTGGATTAGAAGGAGAGGCGCTTTTAGGAGTATCTGTAAGTCAGCCCCCTCTATTGAAGCTGGTACCAAAGAAAATTTTGGAATCTACTGGTCATTCGGTATTAAACGGGATTTTGTTAGGTATAAAGTCAAGAGTTCAACAGCAATTAGTTAAAGATTTTTTAGATTGGTGTGAATTAAATAAGATTTGA
- the rpsJ gene encoding 30S ribosomal protein S10 → MTASIAQQKIRIRLKAFDRRMLDLSCDKIIQTADSTSASAIGPIPLPTKRKIYCVLRSPHVDKDSREHFETRTHRRIIDIYSPSAKTIDALMKLDLPSGVDIEVKL, encoded by the coding sequence ATGACGGCATCAATTGCACAACAAAAAATAAGAATAAGACTTAAAGCATTTGATAGAAGAATGCTAGATTTGTCTTGCGATAAAATAATCCAAACTGCTGATAGCACTTCAGCTTCAGCAATAGGCCCAATACCTTTACCAACGAAAAGAAAGATTTATTGTGTCCTAAGATCACCTCATGTTGATAAAGACTCCAGAGAGCATTTTGAGACAAGAACTCATAGAAGAATTATTGATATTTATAGTCCTTCCGCAAAAACTATTGATGCTTTAATGAAGTTGGATCTTCCTAGTGGTGTAGATATAGAAGTTAAACTTTAA
- a CDS encoding ribonuclease HII, with product MHEKKEEDPQQILNKVSEVGIDEVGRGAVFGPVFSAVVVLTEKNKRTLKQFGVMDSKKLTPKKRKLLFPKILLLSSDYGIGQSSAKEIDKFGIRVATELSMIRALRKLKEEPSELIIDGPLLLRPWNGIQKNIVSGDSKFTAISAASIVAKVTRDNLMERLEKKYTGYLIFKNKGYGTKDHLAIIKKNGITNLHRKSFLKKSNLI from the coding sequence ATGCACGAAAAAAAAGAAGAAGATCCTCAGCAAATATTGAATAAAGTATCTGAAGTTGGAATAGATGAAGTTGGAAGGGGAGCAGTTTTTGGCCCAGTTTTCTCAGCAGTTGTAGTATTAACTGAAAAAAATAAACGCACTTTAAAACAATTTGGCGTGATGGATAGTAAAAAATTAACTCCAAAAAAAAGAAAATTACTTTTTCCAAAGATTTTATTACTTTCTTCAGATTATGGAATTGGGCAATCCTCAGCCAAAGAAATTGATAAGTTTGGTATCAGAGTTGCAACAGAACTCTCAATGATAAGAGCTTTAAGAAAATTAAAAGAGGAACCATCTGAACTAATAATTGATGGACCCTTATTATTAAGACCATGGAATGGAATTCAGAAAAATATAGTATCAGGAGACTCGAAATTTACCGCAATATCTGCAGCAAGCATAGTTGCAAAAGTAACTCGCGATAATCTAATGGAAAGGTTAGAAAAAAAATACACAGGATACTTAATATTTAAAAATAAAGGTTATGGGACTAAAGATCATCTTGCAATTATCAAAAAAAATGGAATAACTAATCTGCATAGGAAAAGTTTTTTAAAAAAATCAAATCTTATTTAA
- a CDS encoding methyltransferase domain-containing protein, whose protein sequence is MFELLLPFCLLVLSLLTLFIIWRINARKYISSGTVASAYDSWTQDKLLERLWGDHIHLGFYPSGKQNIDFRKAKVHFVHELVKWSGLDKLPKGSRILDVGCGIGGSSRILAKYYGFNVTGITISPAQVKRARELTPSGITCNFQVMDALDLKFEDGSFDAVWSVEAGAHMNDKTKFADEMLRTLRPGGYFAMADWNSRDLSAYPPSFFENLILQQLLEQWVHPNFISINEFGNILRTNKNSAGRVISDNWNYYTNPSWHDSIIEGIRRPFAILSLGPLAILKSIREIPTILLMNWAFRTGLMEFGVYKCRG, encoded by the coding sequence ATGTTTGAATTACTACTACCTTTTTGCTTACTGGTTTTATCCCTTTTAACTTTATTTATCATTTGGCGAATTAATGCCAGAAAATATATTTCTTCTGGCACAGTGGCATCTGCATATGACTCTTGGACCCAAGATAAGTTACTTGAGAGATTGTGGGGTGATCATATACATTTGGGCTTTTATCCCTCAGGAAAACAAAATATTGATTTTAGAAAGGCTAAAGTCCATTTTGTACATGAATTAGTTAAGTGGAGTGGTTTAGATAAATTGCCAAAAGGCTCCAGAATACTTGATGTAGGTTGCGGAATAGGAGGCAGTTCTAGGATTCTCGCAAAATATTATGGGTTTAACGTTACTGGAATTACAATTAGTCCTGCTCAAGTAAAAAGAGCAAGAGAACTTACTCCGTCTGGGATTACTTGCAACTTCCAAGTTATGGATGCATTAGATTTAAAATTTGAAGATGGTTCATTTGATGCGGTTTGGAGTGTTGAGGCGGGCGCACACATGAATGACAAAACTAAGTTTGCAGATGAAATGTTGAGGACTTTGAGGCCTGGAGGGTATTTTGCAATGGCTGATTGGAACTCAAGAGATCTCTCGGCATACCCCCCATCTTTTTTTGAGAATTTGATTCTTCAGCAATTACTTGAACAGTGGGTACATCCTAATTTTATTAGCATTAATGAATTCGGTAATATTCTTAGAACTAATAAAAATAGTGCAGGAAGAGTTATATCTGATAATTGGAATTATTATACAAATCCTTCATGGCACGACTCAATTATTGAAGGGATTCGAAGACCTTTTGCAATTTTGTCTCTTGGCCCATTGGCGATATTAAAGTCCATTAGAGAGATCCCAACAATACTTCTTATGAATTGGGCATTTAGAACAGGTTTAATGGAGTTTGGAGTTTATAAATGTAGAGGATAA
- a CDS encoding LON peptidase substrate-binding domain-containing protein, which produces MGELSVRELPLFPLPEVVLFPQEVLPLHIFESRYRIMLQSVLETDSMFGVIKWDPNTKSMANVGCCAQIIKHQTAEDGRSNIITMGQQRFQVLEIIRSTPFCSAMVSWISDENIDNLQTLDSLKDSVTDALSDVINLTSKLTNTRKKLPDKLPNNPMELSFWIGAHLGGPVAEEQQRLLEERNTYARLQREYEMLDHTRKQLAARTALKESFPDIKEN; this is translated from the coding sequence ATGGGAGAGCTCTCAGTAAGGGAATTACCTTTATTTCCTTTGCCAGAAGTAGTCCTTTTCCCTCAAGAAGTATTGCCTTTGCATATTTTTGAATCGAGGTATAGAATTATGCTCCAGTCTGTCTTAGAGACGGATTCTATGTTTGGAGTTATAAAATGGGATCCAAATACTAAAAGTATGGCTAACGTTGGATGCTGTGCCCAAATAATAAAACATCAAACTGCAGAGGATGGGAGAAGTAATATTATCACTATGGGACAACAAAGATTTCAAGTCTTAGAAATAATACGTTCAACTCCATTTTGTTCAGCGATGGTAAGTTGGATTAGTGATGAAAATATTGATAACCTTCAAACATTAGATTCTCTAAAAGATTCAGTCACAGATGCACTTAGTGACGTTATTAACCTAACAAGCAAATTAACAAATACTAGGAAAAAATTACCCGATAAATTACCTAATAATCCTATGGAATTATCTTTTTGGATAGGGGCTCATTTGGGAGGTCCTGTTGCGGAGGAACAGCAAAGACTTCTAGAAGAAAGAAATACTTATGCTCGTTTGCAAAGAGAATATGAAATGCTTGATCATACTAGAAAACAACTTGCAGCAAGAACAGCCTTGAAAGAAAGTTTTCCTGATATTAAAGAAAATTAA
- the clpS gene encoding ATP-dependent Clp protease adapter ClpS, with translation MLSIKLEQSLSNNSAVIEKKPAELKNKSPKYKVLLHNDPVNSMEYVTISLREVVPQLSEQDAISIMLEAHNTGIGLVIVCDLEPAEFYSESLKSKGISSSIEKED, from the coding sequence ATGCTATCTATAAAGTTAGAACAAAGTTTAAGTAATAACTCTGCAGTGATTGAAAAGAAACCTGCTGAATTAAAAAATAAATCTCCCAAATATAAGGTTTTACTTCATAATGATCCAGTTAATTCTATGGAGTATGTGACTATTTCACTAAGAGAAGTTGTTCCTCAATTAAGTGAGCAAGATGCTATTTCCATAATGCTAGAGGCTCACAATACAGGTATCGGTTTGGTAATTGTTTGTGATTTAGAGCCAGCAGAATTCTATTCGGAATCCTTAAAATCTAAAGGAATTTCTAGTTCAATTGAGAAAGAAGACTAA
- the pheA gene encoding prephenate dehydratase gives MRKQVAYLGPKGTYAEKAAHILSKLANFQTPIFVPCNGLHSVIKSIAYNNCDAAVVPIENSVEGGVTATLDALWKFPDIYINKAIVLPIKHALISDGELSIISEVLSHPQALAQCSEWLSENLPNAIPLPTNSTSEAVNMVKGSKFRAAIGSKSLVQIEGLKELAFPINDVPGNCTRFVLLSKESNYDLANIASFAFSLISNKPGALLKALNYIADFGFNMSKIESRPSKRELGEYIIYIDLEINNQNNIENLLTLINHLKPLCNNFVNFGNYFSENVELD, from the coding sequence ATGCGCAAACAAGTTGCATATTTAGGTCCTAAAGGGACATACGCAGAAAAAGCAGCTCATATATTATCAAAGCTTGCCAATTTTCAGACACCTATATTTGTACCATGTAATGGGTTACATTCGGTCATTAAATCTATAGCCTACAACAATTGTGATGCTGCTGTAGTTCCTATTGAGAATTCTGTAGAAGGTGGAGTAACCGCCACTCTAGATGCCCTTTGGAAATTTCCTGATATATATATAAATAAAGCAATTGTTCTACCTATAAAACATGCATTAATTAGTGATGGAGAACTTTCAATAATCTCAGAAGTATTATCTCATCCTCAAGCATTAGCTCAATGTTCAGAATGGCTATCTGAAAATCTTCCAAACGCAATCCCTCTTCCAACAAACTCAACATCAGAAGCTGTCAATATGGTAAAGGGAAGTAAATTTAGAGCAGCTATTGGTTCGAAATCATTAGTCCAAATTGAAGGTCTTAAAGAATTAGCCTTTCCCATAAATGATGTCCCAGGTAATTGCACTAGATTTGTCTTATTGAGCAAAGAATCAAATTATGATTTAGCCAATATTGCCAGTTTTGCATTCTCATTAATATCAAATAAACCTGGTGCTTTACTTAAGGCTTTAAATTATATTGCAGATTTTGGATTTAATATGAGTAAGATAGAATCTAGACCTTCTAAAAGAGAGTTAGGCGAATATATAATTTATATTGATTTAGAAATAAATAATCAAAATAATATTGAAAATCTTCTTACATTAATAAATCATTTAAAGCCCCTATGCAATAACTTTGTAAATTTTGGAAATTATTTTTCTGAAAATGTTGAATTAGATTAA
- a CDS encoding Rne/Rng family ribonuclease, which produces MSQQIIIAEQARIAALLTDDRVDELIVAQGQYQIGDIFLGTVENVLPGIDAAFINIGESDKNGFIHVSDLGPLRLKKGILGITELLEPKQKVLVQVMKEPTGSKGPRLTGSISIPGKYLILQPYGQGVNISRKINTETERNRLKALGVLIKPPSTGLLFRTEAEKIKEEILIEDLENLIQQWDNLLKVSETSNPPNLIKRDDDFSLKILRDHIKSSTKSIIIDSKFSIDRAKDFLTTYESNINIEFHDNDLNEHILEKYEIKKTIQKALQPRVDLPSGGYIIIEPTEALTVIDVNSGSFTRSANSRQTVLWTNCEAAVEISRQMKLRNIGGVIVVDFIDMESRRDQFQLLEHFTSAIKDDSARPQIAQLTELGLVELTRKRQGQNIYELFGKKCSACNGTGHIENQLNYEISNLKIKNIEEPPKSNFIKTEDIDTSQSTDKQVNIIEKEFPNPKRLNKEDSSNKKENDNDDLKTLNSKEKNIITVDLTNDEKIVFSQLGINPLIKLGKEYLTSNNFVRLKEVSKEKEKSLDNKKTTAKQVKKVSKSKLAEDIEINIEANANSKDISTIKNNADEEVVFVDKKDEIELTDEINNARKKRRRSSANIE; this is translated from the coding sequence ATGTCTCAGCAAATTATCATCGCTGAGCAGGCTCGAATTGCAGCACTACTCACAGATGATCGAGTTGATGAATTAATCGTCGCACAAGGTCAATATCAAATTGGCGATATTTTTTTAGGAACAGTTGAAAATGTTCTACCTGGGATTGATGCAGCTTTCATAAATATTGGTGAAAGTGATAAAAATGGATTCATTCACGTATCAGATCTAGGTCCATTAAGATTAAAAAAAGGAATCTTAGGAATAACTGAATTACTAGAACCAAAACAAAAAGTTCTAGTACAGGTAATGAAGGAGCCCACCGGATCTAAAGGACCTAGACTCACCGGGAGTATTTCAATACCTGGAAAGTACTTGATATTACAGCCATATGGTCAAGGAGTAAATATTTCCAGAAAAATAAATACAGAAACAGAAAGAAACCGTTTAAAAGCTCTTGGGGTTTTAATAAAACCACCTAGCACAGGTTTACTATTTAGAACAGAGGCCGAAAAGATAAAAGAAGAAATACTTATTGAAGATTTAGAAAATTTAATTCAACAATGGGATAATCTTTTAAAAGTTTCTGAGACTTCTAATCCACCAAATTTAATAAAAAGAGATGATGATTTCTCTCTTAAAATTTTAAGAGATCATATTAAATCTTCTACTAAAAGCATAATTATCGATAGTAAATTTTCAATTGATAGAGCAAAAGATTTTTTAACAACTTATGAATCTAATATAAATATTGAATTTCACGATAACGATTTAAACGAACATATTTTAGAAAAGTATGAAATAAAGAAAACAATTCAAAAAGCACTCCAACCTAGAGTAGATCTTCCTTCAGGAGGTTATATAATTATTGAACCAACTGAAGCTCTTACAGTAATTGATGTTAACTCAGGATCATTTACTAGATCGGCCAACTCAAGACAAACTGTATTGTGGACAAATTGCGAAGCAGCAGTTGAAATCTCAAGACAAATGAAATTAAGAAATATTGGTGGAGTTATTGTAGTAGATTTTATTGATATGGAATCTAGAAGAGATCAATTCCAGTTACTTGAGCATTTTACTTCAGCAATAAAAGATGATTCTGCTAGACCTCAGATAGCCCAACTTACTGAATTAGGTTTAGTTGAGTTAACCAGAAAAAGACAAGGTCAAAATATATATGAATTATTTGGCAAAAAATGTTCTGCATGCAATGGTACTGGTCATATAGAAAATCAATTGAATTATGAAATATCTAATCTAAAAATAAAAAATATTGAAGAACCTCCTAAATCAAATTTTATAAAAACTGAAGATATAGATACTTCTCAATCTACTGATAAGCAGGTAAATATAATTGAAAAGGAATTCCCTAACCCTAAGAGGCTAAATAAGGAGGATTCTTCTAATAAAAAAGAAAATGATAATGATGATTTAAAAACATTAAATTCAAAAGAAAAAAACATAATAACTGTAGATCTTACTAATGATGAAAAAATTGTTTTCAGTCAATTAGGTATTAATCCACTAATAAAATTAGGCAAAGAATATCTCACGAGCAATAATTTTGTGCGTTTAAAGGAGGTTAGTAAGGAAAAAGAAAAAAGTTTAGATAATAAAAAAACAACTGCAAAACAAGTAAAAAAAGTCTCAAAATCTAAATTAGCCGAAGATATTGAGATTAATATTGAAGCAAATGCAAATTCTAAAGATATATCAACAATAAAAAATAATGCGGATGAAGAAGTTGTATTTGTAGATAAAAAGGATGAAATTGAACTCACAGATGAAATAAACAATGCACGAAAAAAAAGAAGAAGATCCTCAGCAAATATTGAATAA